Genomic window (Phocoena phocoena chromosome 20, mPhoPho1.1, whole genome shotgun sequence):
TTTCGGGGGGAGGGGAAATttgaatgtatgtatttatttctaatataGGAGAAGGTAGGCTGGGGGATTGGGACATAGGTccgtcctcttttttttttcttttcttttcttttttcggtacgcgggcctctcactgttgtggcctctcccgttgtggagcacaggctccggacgcgcaggcccagcggccatggctcacgggcccagccgctccgcggcatgtaggatcttcctggaccggggcacgaactcgtgtcccctgcatcggcaggcggactctcaaccactgcgccaccagggaagcccccatcctctTTTTGAATTCCTCTTGCTCCCATAATTCTAAGCGCCTTCCtgtgttaatttatttaatcctcataacccaACGAAGTAGGTAGCATCATTTAGGAAGACAGATGGGGAAACGTTCAGGGAgtctaaataacttgcccaaccCCACAAAGCCTATAAATAGCAAGGCTGGGATTCCAACTAGGGTGGACTCATAACCATCTCCACTCCGCTTCTTATTCCAGAGCCCGAACCCTCGCCTAACGTTCTGTATCAAAACCTACGAACGCCTTTTCTACATGGCGGCGCCAAGCCCAGAAGCCATGCGCATCTGGATGGACGTCATCGTGACAGCGGCGGACGAGAACCACGCCCCCTGAGTGAACATACCCTCTCAGGAAGACGTCCCAGCGAGGCTCTGCCCCGCACGCGCTGCCTCGAAGCCACGCCCACTGCTGGAAATCCTGGGCCAGACCCTTTGGAACTCTCCCGGGAATTTTGTGGGCTCGGCGGTTCGGCAGGTCTGAGCTGCGCAGTTCTGGGCCGCAGGTGTCTTCCCGGACCGGAAGCCAGCCGCTGACGCTCTGCCCTGGGTGGGAGGAAGATTGCGGGGACGGGAAGGAACTATTTATTGGTGCTCCTGTGATACTGAATTAAACTTGGAGGAAAAACAGTGGTTACTGCTGAGGTTCCCAGCACAGGCGTACGGGGCCCCTCGATCCCTAGGCAGGACATCTGAGTTACGGGTACCTCGGAGGCCATGCATCCTTTAGCTGTTCTACCCTGTAGGAATGGAGACCTTCAACCCCAAGGTCATGgctgggaggggcgggggtgtggggaggCATGCGTCCTTAGTCTTGTGgcaattttgttttttcagtttgtggGCCCGCCTGCTTCCACCCTTTTGGACGTGACTGAGCTATTGGCAATTTCTAGGAACTCCTAGGCTCCTGCCCTCCTGGCCGTGACATATGTTattccctctgcccttcccttAACCACCTAGCTTCTTATTCTTCGCGTCTTAATTGGGATGtcccctccttcaggaagcccttCCTGACTCCCTCAGCTGGATCAAGTACCCCCCCTTTGAGCCCTCCTGTCCCATTCCTGAACATCGTGCGTCATCACTGGTGATGGATCTATGTCCTGACGGACtgggagctccctgagggcagagccagggctgtcCTGGTCatggctgtgtccccagcaccagaGAGCACATTTCATCCCATgaaagtggagagaaaaaaaaaaaaagctatcctTTCACCTGTGGGTCTTTATGTAACGTTCCCTTTGCTAAGACACCTTTCCCCACTCCACCCTACTCATCATTTAGGTCATAGCTCAGATgtttccttctccaggaagccttccctgattctccCGGCTGAGTCAGATGCTCCCTCTGGGCTTCCCATCCCAGCCCCGATCACTCTGCCTGCTCCTTCCCCATCACAGCTTTGACTACTCTGGGTCATCCGTTCGTTTGATGGGTGTGTTTCCCGTGCTGGGCGGGAGCCCCAGGAGGCAGGGGTTGGGCTATTTCCATCACTACTGAGTCCTTGGCACACAGCAAATGGCCTGTAGGCAAACTAGGTGTTGAGGGAATAAATTGATAAGACGCTGAGGATGGGGCGATGGTGAACGACAGGCATAGAACTTTCCATCATTTACATCTCACCTAAGGTGTCCCCTCCTTCAGGAAGCTCTCCCTGATCCCTGGTGGGCTTCCACAGTCCCCTGAGCTCCCCAACTACAGGACCACTCCCTGACCACTCTAGGCTGTCACTGTGTGGTACAGTTCATTTCCTCCCTTAAACCTCGCTGGAACTAGGCATCCAGTCCCTCTGGTTCCCATCTCTTCAGGACCTGGGTGTCCCATCCCAGGATTCCTTAAGGATCCAGATGTGCTCCTGAAACCCCGGAATGCAAACACTCTAACCCCCAGGCCCTTGGGGACCCGAGGTGTTCCTTGGCCTCTACCTCCAGGTGTGAGGCATCTGGATTCTTGGATCATTTCATCCCTCAGCCCCTCTGCAAACTGTGCCCTTACTGGGGCCAGCTTCACGGGCATGTGACTAGTGCAGTTGACAGGTCCCATGTTCAGAAGAGCCCTCTTGGCTTTAATCATCTGTGATTGCCAtccagaaattcttaattttgtatttgaatttgtgttttgtaagtgaagtctGAAGGGTGTGGAGCTTGAGCTGGGGGGACTGGAGCCTCAGCTCTAAGGAGGTCCCACAactgccatctcccacctccccggAATAGGTTCTgtctgccttcccctccctgcctctgccctgtgACTTCTGCCATCCTCCAGCCCCGACAGGGGCCTGAGTGCTCACGGGAAATCCAGGCACTTGTGCCTCTTGGCATCTCAGGTGGGGCACGGTGGCGGGCGGCTGGTGGAAGGGGAACCCAGCAACCGGTTTGCTTTAGTTGTGGGGCAGGGTCTCTAGACACCTGTAAGGGTCTGTGCTCGCCCCACCAGTATCCCTGTGCCTGAGGGAAGATGACATTAGACACCGTATGGGGTCAAGAGAgatgcaggaagaaaggaaaagagcattTCTACTTTAGTACATTTCATGACACTCCTTCCTGCCTTTTGAACCAGGtctccatattttcattttgcactgagccccgcaaattatgtagccagcccGGGCCCTGACCCCACCCCTTCTCTGATACATCCCAGACAGCACATCCCAGAAGGAGTGGGTCTGAGGCAGGCTGGGAACATCACTGGGCTCAGAGCCTGCCCTTCCCCAGGGGGACACGAAACCCATAGTGGAAATGGCCCCAGGCTTGTCTGAGGCCCTGGCATGAACTCCAGGGCTGGGGACCCGGTGCCTCCACACTGACTCCTCTGTTCATCTCTCTGGGGAACCAATTCTAAACCTCTTTGCAGTGACCCCTgtggagggagctggggagagTCACAGAGTAGGTTTAAGTAGAGGTCCGGTATTTAAACCTCCCTCTGCTCTCTGGTCCTGGGCcaggtttgggggggggggtggcggttGGTGTCAGCACCCGGGATTCGGCAGGCCTGAGCAAGAGGAGACTCTCCACCCTGGGTCCCACTCCCTCCCAAGACACCAGATCTTCTGGTCTGGCCAGTTGGGGTTCCTCCCTGAAACTCTCCCACACGGCTGGGACCTGAAGGGCCTCCTGCTCCTGAATGCACAGTAATAATAGAATTGTAGCCCTGCCTCACTCCATCCCTCTGGAGACAGGGGGTTTCAGACCTGTTTGGCAAAGGAGGcagctgaagttcagagagggagatggagttgcttgaggtcacacagcaagaggATGGCAGAGGCAGGAGTAAAATTtcagtctgtctgactccagacttAATACTTTGTCCACTGCCTCACTCCACCATGAAAGACTCTCCTCCCTTTATTATAAAACAgacacctcagaggctcagagaggtgaagacaCTTAAGTGGGTCACACAGCAAACCATAAGTGAGGCTGGGATTCcaaggctgggaggcagggaggtaGGGGGAAGTGTTGAATGACTTCACAGccactcactttctctctctgagcttcagcatGATGACAAGCAACCCAACCTAGGTGACTGAGGTGCTAGTCATTATTGGCGATGGGGGTGCCCCGTGGGGTCCAGAGAACAGATAAAACCTTTATGAACACAGCCGCTATTTTTCCTGCCATAGGTGAATCTTATCTGTGAGTCAGGAGAAACAAAGCAAGGCTAAAGCTGtagtttaaataataatataatataaataatacataacattgggttagccaaaaagttcattcggattTTTGTAACCTCTTACAGAAAACccaaacgaaccttttggccaacccaatacaagcAATCACTTATATATGTGGATGTTTAGTCATTCTGTGGTTTGCACAGTGTTCTTGTTTGTTCCTGTGTTCAGACATAGAAGGCAGTGGTCCTGATTGTGTCTCACTCCATCGCGGTCACAGTGTGGCCCCATATGTGTTGGTGCAGGGGTGTAGCAGAGCACCCAGACATCGCTGTGAGCCGCCAGCCAACTCCCAGCCATCAGAGAGAGGCTCTTGTTCTCTTACCTGGGAGGCTGCCCTGCTCCCCGCCCCTGGACTCCTGGCCTTCTCTTGCCCCTtctactcttttccttttttactgaGGCCACAATGGCACTCCTCCCCGACCCTTTTCTTTTGGTAAGAATAGTGTACATTCAGTGAAGTGCATACATGGAAAATGTACAGCGTACAGCTTGTCGATTCTTAACATGTTTGTAGTTACATGTGTAACTACCACCCAGATGAAGATAGTAGGGGTTCCTTACTATTACTTCTTTGGGGCAATGCCCTCCCCAAAGTAACCCCTATTTTGATTTCTATCACCACTGATTagctttgcctgttctagaacttcatagaAATGGAGTCACATGGTATCTTCTACTTGTTTAAGGCTTCTTGAGCTCAACATAAAGTTGAgggttttttaagatttttgtttgatgtggaccatttttaaagtctttattgaatttgtgacagtattgcttctgttttatgtttcagtttttttgtttgtttgttttttagccacgaggcatgtgggatcttagctccccaaccagggattgaacctgaaccccctgcattggaaggcaaagtcctaaccactggactgtcagggaactGCCAACATAAAGTTTTTGAGACTCACGTTGGCACCCAGGCCAGTAGTTGGCCCGTTTTCATTGCTGCCTAATTCCCTGGGATTAGTGAATTCATTTCTTGATAAGTTTTTGCATCGTTTGCCAGATTGAtagtttaaaaagcaaatctgATTGTAGACCCCGTGAAACATTCTCCATCTTTCTCAGAATTAATTCAAACCCCTCCTCAGGGCCTGGAATGGCctcttttgcctcagtttccccctcacTCCTGAGCTCCAGGTACAGGAGCTTCAGGTACACTGCTCTCCTCTCTGTGTTCGAAGGGTCCATGCTGCTTCCAGCCGAGGTCTTTGCACGTGCTGACCCCTCTGCTTTGCAATGTGCTCTGCCCCCATCCCGACCTGCTTCACTGGCTAAACCTCCAGGTCTTTAAGATCGTAAGGCACCTGGATGATTTACATCCTCAGGGACGCTTCATTGACCAGCCCCCACTTGTAGACGCCACACCTCCTTGTAGCTCCCTACACTTCTTCCTTCGTTGTCCTCGCTGTAAATAACAATTTGTATGATTctttgattaatatctgtctcccccatcagactgTGAGCTCTGTGAAGACCAGCGCTGGTTGTTTAGTCTCCAGCATCACCCGGCCCAAAGCCTGCActcattcaacatttactgagtgttgaATGTGGAGTAGACCCTCTGTGTGAGCCTTATATCCTCTCCCCACCGCCACAAACACACAGACTTTCTCCTGGGAACTGCCAGGGAACCTTGACTCCCGCCCTTTCACTCCTTGGCAGTGGTGGGTGACGCATCCAGGGGCGGGTGTTGCGCCCCACAGCTGAGGCTGATTTGGCCCGGTTGCGCAAGGCCAGGGTTGCCTGGGGCGAAGTTACTCATCCTGGGCTCACGTAAGAGGACCCGGGTTGGGAGGCGGCACAACTAGGGTGGAAGCCGAGAGAGCAGGACGGAACCATGGACCCCGCCAGGAAAGCAGGCTCCCGGGTAGCGATCTGGACAACGggctggctgctgctgctgcctccgCTGCTGCTTCTAGAAGGTGAGTCTACTGCCGGAAGGGGGCGGAGGGGATAGAGTGGGAGCTCTAGGGAGGGTTCCCCCACCCCATACAGAGCGGGCTTGTGGGAAGGATCTCCCATCCCGGGCAgaggggtcgggggagggggtgggatgcgGGAAGGTTCCCTACCCTGGGCAGAGGGGACTGTGGGAAAATTTCTTCCATCCTAAGCAGACGGGGGGCTGTGGGAAGGGATCCCTCACCGAGCTGACTTGAATGTGGGTAAAATTCTCCCATCCTGAGTGGAGAACTGTAGGAAgaagtccccccacccccgtctatGGCAGGGATCCCCCACCTTGGGCATAAAGGGCTGTGGGAAAGATGCTCCCACTGCAGGCATAGGACATTTGACGGAAAGGGACACAATGTATCTCCTGGCCTCAGACTTGCGGCTAGGTTTTCCTTACCCCGCCCTGGAAAAGGTTGTGCAATAGGATTGCACAGGGACAGAGGGAGTGGGAACGACTATTTCTCCTTTGGGGGAGGAGGCTTCAGTAGGGATAGCTCAGTTCTACCTGCCTCTGTTCCCCCAGGAGCGCAGGCCCTGGAGTGTTACAGCTGCGTGCAGAAAGCCGATGACGGATGCTCTCCGCAGAAGACTAAGACGGTGAAGTGCGCGCCAGGCATGGACGTCTGCACAGAGGTCGTAGGGGCGGTGGAGTCCAGTGAGTGGGGCCTCCGGGTCCTTGCGTACTCTTTTACGCTCCTCCATCTGGGCCCCTCCTCCTTATGGTCCCGCCCCTCCCTCTGAACTTGGCCACACCCCCTTGAACGCAGCCCCATCCTTCCCTTTCAGCCTGGCGTGGGCCCTTCGACACAACCACGCCATTAGGGCTTAGAGGGATGAGGACGGAGAGTTGTGCGTGGGTGGCGTGAACTGGGAGAACCCAGCTCTGGGACCTCGTCTCCTTTAAGGGCACACCCTATCCATTTCCCCTGGACCACTGAGATCTCCCCACCCACTTCTGTCCCTGCCAGAATCCTctccaccccagcctcccccatCCAATGGGGCCCTTGGTGACGGAGATCCCTCTAGAGGTCTTCTCCTGAAATCCCTAGGCTGAGGCTCCGCCCCTCTGACCCGCCCCTGTCTGCGGCCACAGCTCCTAGGAGGCCCCATCCGTCTCTGATCCTGTGCCTTTTTTGTCGGTCTCAGCTCCTTCTGATGCTGCTTTCTGCGGTTCCGACTCCCTATGGTCGTGCCCCGTCTTAGCTCCACTCTTGGCCCTCCCGCGTCGATTGTGTCCAGTGTCTATCAGCCTGTCTGTCCCCTCAGACTCCTCTCTTTCAGGTTCCGCCCCTCGGTCTGTTGCTCTTTCCCCTCGGATCGGCTCTTTCTGAGGCCCTTGCCCTCCCACCCTGGCCTATCCTCTGGTGCCGGTCTATTCCAGGCCCCGTCCCTCtgaccccgccccctcccctctccgCAGTCCACGGGCAATTCTCGGTGGCAGTGCGGGGCTGCGGTTCGGGACTCCCCGGCAAGAATGATCGCGGACTGGACCTTTACGGGATTCTGGCTTTCGTCCAGCTGCATCAATGCTCCCAGGACCGCTGCAACGCGAAGCTCAACCTCACCTCGCGAGCACTCGTCCCCGCAGGTCGGTGGGGGCAGGGCCACAGGCCCAGGGACGGAGCCATATCTGGGCTGAGCGGCTAGGGGCGGTCACAAGGGGAAGGCGGGAGAACTCCgtaggggctgggggcggggccacGCCCTGGGGCGGGATTATAGGCTGAGCTGAGTGTCCGTCGAGGGGCGGAGACGTGGGCTGGAGGGACGCGGAGCAGGGCTGTGCTTCCTGAACTCTCTcgaccccttccttcctccccgcccccctcgcAGGCAATGAGAGTGACTACGAGCCTAATGGGGTCGAGTGCTACAGCTGCGTGGGGCTGAGCCGCAAGGAGTGCCAGGGTACGGCGCCGCCCGTCGTGAGGTGCTACAACGCCAGCGACCACTTATACAAGGGCTGTTTCGACGGCAACGTCACCTTGACGGCAGGTGAGTGAGCTCGAAGCACCGGGCCTTCACAGGTTGTGGTAGCCTTTCTGAGGCTTCATGGGTGGTAGGTAGCCCTTTACCCAAAGGGTTCCCCCACCTCAGCGCATTCGTGGCTTGTCCTAGAGCATCATGAGAAATGCAGTCCTATTCCCAGTATAGCACGGGAATAGGAATGCTTTTGTCCTAGAGTTTCTGGGGAAATAACAGTTTTCATAGAGGCCTGCCAGGTGCAGAATGGGAGGATGTGCAATGGGAAATGTATTTAAGCCTCCAAGCTTCTGCCCAGGCATCGTGGGTAGTGTAGTTCTGACTCCTTAAAACTCAAGGGTTAGTGTCCCCACTTGTCCCAAAGTATTAGGAGAGATGTAGTTCAGTCTCCTGGCCTCTGCTTCAGGGAACCATGGGAGGTGTTCTTCAAATTCCATCCTCTGCCAGGTGTATTATGGCAAATGTAATTCTGACTCTAAGACTGAATTTTGGTGGGGGTGgtgtgaggggtggggggagagagagggaggcaatGGTCTTCTGCTCTTTCCTCGTGTGAGAGGTGTTGTATCCCAGTTCAAACCTTTCTTCCAAGGCATTGTGGGACTTGTAGTTCATCCTACACATGTTTCCTCTCAAAGTACTATGGGAAATGTGGTCCACCGTGTGCCAAAGACAGTgggacagtgtttctcaaagtggggCCCTAATTGAGACTTTGGGTTTAATGGATGCAGAGTCCTTCTGTCCCCTGTTTTGGGTCTTCTTGCTCTTGTCTTGCCCCTAAGTTTCATTCTGGCTGTGCCTACCCCCTCCCTCCAACCACGGACCCACCTGTGTCTCCCTCCTGCAGCTAATGTGACTGTATCCTTGCCTGTCCGGGGCTGCGTCCAGGATGAGTCCTGCACCCGGGATTCGGCGACAGGCCCAGGGTTCACGCTCAGCGGCTCCTGCTGCCAGGGGTCTCGCTGTAACTCGGACCTCCGCAACAAGACCTATTTCTCCTCTCGATTCCCGCCCCTTGtcctgctgccccctcctccgTCCACCACTCTGGCTGCAAACAACTCTGTCAGTActtctgccccagccctgg
Coding sequences:
- the LYPD3 gene encoding ly6/PLAUR domain-containing protein 3, with amino-acid sequence MDPARKAGSRVAIWTTGWLLLLPPLLLLEGAQALECYSCVQKADDGCSPQKTKTVKCAPGMDVCTEVVGAVESIHGQFSVAVRGCGSGLPGKNDRGLDLYGILAFVQLHQCSQDRCNAKLNLTSRALVPAGNESDYEPNGVECYSCVGLSRKECQGTAPPVVRCYNASDHLYKGCFDGNVTLTAANVTVSLPVRGCVQDESCTRDSATGPGFTLSGSCCQGSRCNSDLRNKTYFSSRFPPLVLLPPPPSTTLAANNSVSTSAPALASTSTTKPTPAPSSTSTTKPTPAPANQTSPKEVEPETSQVEESTYGHQDRRNIGQYPIEDGASNKDSAAPSVGWVALLLAVAAVTLL